A portion of the Edaphobacter lichenicola genome contains these proteins:
- a CDS encoding nucleoside deaminase — MAPKNLSSPQQKEIDRRFMEGLIRFTALSLETAAPVPFGALIVHTATGEVLMRGRNAVGPESDPSSHAELRTVRKATKKLKTISLAGYTMYSTCEPCPMCMANALWAGLDRVVYGATIADANRHCRQIQIPAKEVARRSDMTCIVEGPFLRAECYALFTHPNMLKAFATWSTRASGTRTTPKRKRSRTK, encoded by the coding sequence ATGGCCCCCAAAAATCTCTCCAGCCCGCAGCAGAAGGAGATAGACCGCCGATTCATGGAAGGTCTCATCCGCTTTACTGCGCTCAGTCTGGAGACCGCAGCGCCCGTTCCCTTCGGCGCGCTCATCGTCCACACTGCAACGGGAGAGGTGTTGATGCGTGGCCGCAACGCCGTCGGCCCCGAAAGCGATCCCAGCTCCCACGCCGAGCTTCGCACCGTCCGCAAGGCCACAAAAAAACTCAAGACCATCTCGCTCGCGGGCTACACGATGTACAGCACATGCGAACCCTGTCCAATGTGCATGGCCAACGCTCTCTGGGCCGGTCTCGACCGCGTCGTCTATGGCGCCACCATCGCCGACGCAAATCGCCACTGCCGCCAGATTCAAATACCGGCCAAAGAAGTAGCCCGTCGCAGCGACATGACCTGCATCGTCGAAGGCCCGTTCCTTCGCGCAGAGTGTTACGCTCTCTTCACTCACCCAAATATGTTGAAGGCCTTCGCCACCTGGAGCACACGCGCCAGCGGCACCCGCACCACACCCAAGCGTAAAAGGAGCCGCACGAAATGA
- a CDS encoding DUF3891 family protein, with protein sequence MLRLETETGWWLVTHPDHANLAGAFATHWGNAVFAPPEPRTNVLLGIHVHDDGWALRDAAPTITKQGKPSAFSSELVGKYSAFEEIDLADYLAVRERAVQQIAAKDAYAALLVSMHTYNLLTARADRTTIAPAQLPLLDDFLARQQTLQDTLRTTIQSTAASAEATDEAITDQIQDNFRLLQATDNLSLLTCVDYAAPATLLHPMRKTNGTQSEIQVEPQGNRTFRLTPYPFAEPTLTLTFPARHITGKTFTTSAELQHQFAKAPVEHLTVTIHS encoded by the coding sequence ATGTTGCGTCTGGAGACAGAAACCGGCTGGTGGCTCGTCACCCACCCCGACCACGCCAATCTAGCTGGTGCCTTCGCCACCCACTGGGGCAATGCCGTCTTCGCCCCGCCCGAACCCCGCACCAACGTCCTACTCGGCATTCACGTCCACGACGACGGCTGGGCTCTCCGCGACGCCGCCCCCACCATCACAAAACAGGGCAAACCATCCGCCTTCTCGTCAGAACTCGTCGGTAAATACTCGGCCTTCGAAGAGATCGACCTCGCCGACTACCTCGCCGTCCGCGAGCGCGCCGTCCAACAGATCGCCGCCAAAGACGCCTACGCCGCCCTCCTGGTCTCCATGCACACCTACAACCTCCTCACCGCCCGCGCAGACCGCACCACCATCGCTCCCGCACAACTCCCCCTCCTCGACGACTTCCTCGCCCGCCAGCAAACCCTGCAAGACACCCTCCGCACAACCATCCAATCCACCGCCGCCTCAGCCGAAGCCACCGACGAAGCCATCACAGATCAAATCCAGGACAACTTCCGCCTCCTCCAGGCCACCGACAACCTCTCCCTCCTCACCTGCGTCGACTACGCCGCTCCCGCCACCCTCCTCCACCCCATGCGCAAAACCAACGGCACCCAAAGTGAAATCCAAGTCGAGCCACAAGGCAACCGCACCTTCCGCCTCACCCCCTACCCCTTCGCCGAACCAACCCTGACCCTGACCTTCCCCGCCCGCCACATCACCGGCAAAACCTTCACCACCTCCGCCGAACTCCAACATCAATTCGCCAAAGCCCCGGTCGAACACCTCACCGTAACCATCCACTCCTGA
- a CDS encoding DUF2165 family protein, whose protein sequence is MAARLSKSLLILAVAFFYSLVVFNNTTDYNSNYQFVRHILQMDSTFPGNHGMWRAINQPAIHTLFYIFIILWETVTAILCWWSGIAMLRSIRLAPESFYRAKTLGVAALTLGMLMWFIAFLCVGGEWFLMWQSKTWNGQDAAFRMFVVLGIVLLYLTMPEPIAPTIE, encoded by the coding sequence ATGGCCGCACGGCTCTCGAAGTCTCTCCTGATCCTTGCCGTCGCCTTCTTCTATTCACTCGTCGTCTTCAACAACACAACGGACTACAACTCCAACTACCAGTTCGTCCGCCACATTCTGCAGATGGACTCCACCTTTCCCGGCAATCACGGCATGTGGCGAGCGATCAATCAACCCGCCATCCACACACTCTTCTACATCTTCATCATCCTCTGGGAGACTGTGACGGCAATCCTCTGCTGGTGGTCTGGCATCGCGATGCTGCGCTCCATTCGTCTCGCACCAGAGAGCTTCTATCGCGCCAAAACACTGGGCGTAGCTGCTCTCACGTTAGGAATGCTGATGTGGTTCATAGCGTTTCTTTGCGTCGGCGGCGAATGGTTCCTCATGTGGCAGTCCAAAACATGGAACGGCCAGGACGCCGCGTTCAGAATGTTCGTCGTCCTCGGCATCGTGCTTCTCTATCTCACCATGCCTGAGCCAATCGCCCCTACAATCGAGTAA
- a CDS encoding amidase, with protein sequence MTNDLSPLASLRHALASSDSYIDTIATLAAAKANSSASHNTYIALQTAESLQRAEQLPSLYPDVNDRPPLYGTTISIKDCFDVEGTITTCGSRFYAQFNPVAANNSWVAQRLLDAGAIIPGKTHLHQLAYGITGENTDYGNSLQPRDPTLLTGGSSSGAAASVQEGSALAAIGTDTGGSVRVPAALCGLAGYRSSHGVSRGEERWAEAAHLAPSFDTLGILFRDLRDGPALANAIFDIAASPAPSHPRIGCVGEDFLHDAEPEVIEAYAAWKQQLLRHGAILTPIDTTFWADSLEIFSHIQASEAAAIHRGHYQHFEPAIAERLAWGASITTEQLVALHKRLAVFRFQMSLIFEQVDLLLVPCAPVSKLHAGHDQSKIRPTILRYTTPISLTGLPAVTLPGEHIGAAFGTGMQLIAAPMQDAPLLAFAASLATHNT encoded by the coding sequence ATGACAAATGACCTGTCTCCTCTCGCATCTCTCCGACACGCGCTCGCGTCCTCCGACAGCTATATCGACACTATCGCCACACTGGCCGCCGCCAAAGCAAACAGCAGCGCCTCTCACAACACCTACATCGCTCTCCAAACAGCCGAGTCGCTTCAACGCGCCGAGCAGCTTCCATCTCTCTATCCCGACGTCAACGACCGTCCCCCCTTATATGGAACGACCATCTCCATCAAAGACTGCTTCGATGTAGAAGGCACCATCACCACCTGCGGCTCACGCTTCTATGCACAGTTCAACCCCGTCGCCGCAAATAACTCATGGGTTGCACAACGTTTGCTCGATGCAGGCGCTATCATCCCAGGCAAAACTCACCTTCACCAGCTCGCCTACGGGATCACCGGCGAAAACACCGACTACGGCAACTCCCTCCAGCCTCGCGATCCAACTCTGCTCACCGGAGGCTCTTCCAGCGGCGCTGCAGCCAGCGTGCAGGAGGGCTCTGCCCTCGCCGCCATCGGCACCGACACCGGCGGCTCCGTCCGCGTCCCCGCTGCTCTCTGCGGACTCGCAGGCTACCGCTCCTCCCATGGCGTCAGCCGTGGCGAAGAGCGATGGGCCGAGGCCGCCCACCTTGCACCTTCGTTCGACACACTCGGCATCCTCTTCCGCGACCTTCGCGACGGCCCAGCTCTCGCCAACGCCATCTTCGACATCGCCGCCTCACCCGCGCCATCCCACCCACGCATCGGCTGCGTCGGCGAAGACTTCCTCCACGATGCCGAGCCCGAAGTCATCGAAGCCTACGCCGCATGGAAGCAACAGCTTCTCCGGCACGGCGCCATACTCACTCCAATCGACACCACCTTCTGGGCCGACAGTCTGGAGATCTTCTCTCACATCCAGGCCAGTGAAGCAGCAGCGATCCATCGCGGCCACTATCAACACTTCGAACCAGCAATCGCCGAGCGTCTCGCGTGGGGAGCGTCCATCACCACAGAACAGCTCGTCGCCTTACACAAACGCCTCGCAGTCTTCCGCTTTCAAATGTCGTTGATCTTCGAACAGGTCGATCTTCTCCTCGTGCCCTGCGCCCCGGTCAGCAAACTGCACGCAGGCCACGACCAATCCAAGATCCGCCCGACCATCCTGCGCTACACAACACCCATCAGCCTGACTGGTCTTCCAGCCGTCACACTCCCCGGCGAGCACATCGGTGCAGCCTTCGGCACTGGCATGCAACTCATAGCCGCACCAATGCAGGACGCACCGCTTCTAGCCTTCGCAGCATCGCTCGCAACGCACAACACCTAG
- a CDS encoding ABC transporter substrate-binding protein, whose protein sequence is MRPRTSLAALFLIATLCSLTACKRAATTGPIVITFQTDWYPQPEHGGFYDALLKGYYKDEGLDVRITPGGPFVSAENQVSGGAAQFAMGSSDQVLVAVSRGLPVVAVMATMQQDPQAIMLHKDSPVQSFADFNGHTIAVKPGSIWFQYLLKRYNLTNVREIPATYSVANFLQDPNYIQQCFVTSEPYFARKSGAEIKTMLISDTGYQPYRVVFTATSFLHEHPELVAKFVRASLRGWRDYLSDSTTANTEISKLNPAMSPDQMQFSTQTLRDQHFITGPDPNQFGHFISDRWSTMYQQLVDLKVITNSIDPKTAYTTQFIDDAARP, encoded by the coding sequence ATGCGACCCCGAACGAGCTTAGCCGCCCTCTTCCTGATCGCAACCCTCTGCTCGCTCACCGCCTGCAAGCGAGCAGCAACAACAGGCCCCATCGTCATCACATTCCAGACCGACTGGTACCCCCAGCCCGAGCACGGCGGCTTTTACGACGCGCTCCTCAAGGGCTACTACAAAGACGAGGGTCTCGACGTCCGCATCACACCCGGCGGCCCCTTCGTCTCCGCAGAAAACCAGGTCTCCGGTGGCGCGGCACAGTTCGCCATGGGCTCATCCGATCAGGTACTCGTCGCCGTCTCCCGCGGCCTTCCCGTCGTCGCCGTCATGGCCACGATGCAGCAGGATCCGCAAGCCATCATGCTGCACAAAGACTCCCCCGTGCAATCTTTCGCCGACTTCAATGGTCACACCATCGCCGTCAAACCCGGCTCCATCTGGTTTCAATACCTTCTCAAGCGCTACAACCTCACCAACGTTCGCGAGATCCCCGCCACCTACAGCGTCGCCAACTTTCTCCAGGACCCCAACTACATCCAGCAATGCTTCGTCACCTCCGAGCCCTACTTCGCCCGCAAGAGCGGAGCCGAAATCAAAACCATGCTCATCAGCGACACCGGCTATCAGCCCTACCGCGTCGTCTTCACCGCAACATCTTTCCTACACGAACACCCCGAACTCGTCGCAAAGTTCGTCCGAGCCTCCCTCCGCGGCTGGCGCGACTATCTCAGCGACTCCACCACCGCCAACACTGAGATCAGCAAACTCAATCCCGCCATGAGCCCCGATCAGATGCAGTTCAGCACGCAAACTCTACGCGATCAGCACTTCATCACCGGACCCGACCCCAATCAATTCGGCCACTTCATCTCCGACCGCTGGAGCACGATGTATCAACAACTCGTCGACCTCAAAGTCATCACAAATTCCATCGATCCGAAGACCGCCTACACCACGCAATTCATCGACGATGCCGCACGCCCATAA
- a CDS encoding CocE/NonD family hydrolase: MTKPHIDCGQGIHLQRAVPCTLSDGTILYSDHYHPAKPGPHPTLLMRQPYGRDIASTVVYAHPVWFARHGYNVVIQDVRGRGDSTGDFYPFRHEQQDGVETIAWLRTLPESNGKIGMYGFSYQGMTQWLAAAAQPEGLLCIAPTQTAHDLYRGWFYNHGVLRLASSLGWGLQMLKQDARRLQLREASDALERTWSSLSSQILHTPTATHPAINAEGLPTYVTDWLHHDHPGNYWSQMDISTSAEKINVPALHISGWYDTYLQGSITGFREICNRAGSQHARDNQYLLAGPWIHIPWGNRIGTQNFGPTANLDTDALHLRWFNHWLKDSGEFSTEPRIRYFALNQNQWRTAAKWPTNNHTLYLHSEGRANSSKGDGVLTSAAPQTNEPPDIFVVDPEVPVIAPGGITSATGCHNQSALELGNNLLIYTTAPFTASLHIFGTPAVTLNATTSAPFADLVVKLVCLRPNTDADFICIGAARSTHLFATTYKPDTPYKWHFELESTSWVFQPGESLRIEIAGNAYPLYDRNPGTATPPSKATSWDWQRSTHMIHHDPASPSAIHLPVVEEMAGQ; the protein is encoded by the coding sequence ATGACCAAGCCCCACATCGATTGCGGACAAGGCATCCACCTCCAACGCGCCGTCCCCTGCACGCTCTCCGACGGCACCATCCTCTACTCCGACCACTACCACCCCGCAAAACCCGGCCCACACCCCACCCTCCTCATGCGCCAACCCTACGGCCGCGACATTGCCTCCACCGTCGTCTACGCCCACCCAGTCTGGTTCGCCCGCCACGGCTACAACGTTGTCATCCAGGACGTCCGCGGACGCGGCGACTCCACCGGAGACTTCTACCCCTTCCGCCACGAGCAGCAGGACGGCGTCGAGACCATCGCCTGGCTCCGCACCCTCCCCGAATCGAACGGCAAGATCGGCATGTACGGCTTCTCCTACCAGGGCATGACCCAGTGGCTCGCCGCCGCCGCCCAACCTGAAGGGCTCCTCTGCATCGCACCCACCCAAACCGCGCACGACCTCTACCGAGGCTGGTTCTACAACCACGGCGTGCTTCGATTAGCGTCATCCTTAGGCTGGGGCCTGCAGATGCTCAAGCAGGACGCCCGGCGCCTCCAACTCCGCGAAGCCAGCGACGCCCTCGAACGCACATGGTCATCGCTCTCCTCACAGATCCTCCACACCCCAACCGCAACCCATCCTGCAATCAACGCCGAAGGCCTTCCAACCTACGTCACCGACTGGCTCCATCACGATCACCCCGGCAACTACTGGTCGCAGATGGACATCAGTACCAGCGCAGAAAAAATAAACGTCCCCGCCCTCCACATCTCCGGGTGGTACGACACCTACCTGCAAGGCAGCATCACCGGCTTCCGCGAAATATGTAACCGTGCTGGTTCGCAGCACGCCCGCGACAACCAATACCTCCTCGCCGGTCCCTGGATTCACATTCCCTGGGGCAACCGCATCGGCACACAAAACTTCGGCCCCACCGCAAACCTCGACACCGACGCCCTCCACCTACGTTGGTTCAATCACTGGCTCAAGGACTCCGGCGAATTCTCCACCGAGCCACGAATCCGCTACTTCGCCCTAAACCAAAATCAGTGGCGCACCGCCGCAAAATGGCCCACTAACAACCATACCCTCTACCTCCACAGCGAAGGCCGCGCCAACTCCAGCAAAGGCGACGGCGTCCTCACCTCCGCAGCGCCACAAACAAACGAACCTCCGGACATCTTCGTCGTAGACCCCGAAGTCCCCGTCATCGCTCCCGGAGGCATCACATCCGCCACCGGCTGCCACAATCAATCCGCACTCGAACTCGGCAATAACCTCCTCATCTACACCACCGCGCCATTCACCGCATCACTCCACATCTTCGGCACCCCTGCAGTTACGCTCAACGCAACTACCTCCGCGCCCTTCGCCGACCTCGTCGTAAAACTCGTCTGCCTCCGCCCCAACACCGACGCCGACTTCATCTGCATCGGCGCCGCCCGCAGCACACACCTCTTCGCAACTACATACAAACCCGACACACCATACAAATGGCACTTCGAACTTGAGTCCACCTCCTGGGTCTTTCAACCCGGCGAGTCCCTCCGCATCGAGATCGCCGGCAACGCCTACCCCCTCTATGACCGCAACCCCGGCACCGCAACTCCACCATCAAAGGCCACCTCGTGGGACTGGCAACGCTCCACCCACATGATCCACCACGATCCCGCAAGTCCTTCAGCCATCCACCTTCCGGTCGTTGAAGAAATGGCGGGCCAATGA
- a CDS encoding FAD-binding oxidoreductase yields the protein MTASDIAALTTCIVDPTRAITNAQIVQRLSRDFYWYSPILKKQLDDKTAELALQPINVEEIQRILACCYERNIPVTTRGAGTGNYGQAVPLHGGVILDLVNMDRIEAITPEGVAICQPNVRLGTLESTAREQGFELRCYPSTIVKASVGGFLGGGSGGIGSVAHGGLRDFDTVRAIEVVTMEAEPRIILHEGQAVHDVLHAWGTNGIITKIWLALTPAVSWAQCCVAFDTFDQAFTFSEQVAYDPYWIKRLVTTFEWPIPSCFAPIINITRPNKSLIFFMVAATQLAELEAEAKTAGGEITLAADYTGLRTTPLLSDYTWNHTTLWAIKQDAAFTYLQCGFSPTDARTQFATLKRHFGDEILFHIEFMKNGAGTVIPGSIPLIRFTTEQRLNEIIDLCRSIGVTVANPHVNNVEGGGRYREDNVQLLTKQKYDPRGLLNPGKMVTFKPASQAAM from the coding sequence ATGACCGCCTCCGACATCGCCGCCCTCACCACCTGTATCGTCGATCCCACCCGCGCCATCACCAACGCGCAGATCGTGCAGCGTCTCTCCCGCGACTTCTACTGGTACTCCCCCATCCTCAAAAAACAGCTCGACGACAAAACCGCAGAACTCGCCCTGCAACCCATCAACGTCGAAGAGATACAGCGCATCCTCGCCTGTTGTTATGAGCGCAACATCCCCGTCACCACTCGCGGTGCCGGCACCGGCAACTACGGCCAGGCGGTTCCGCTTCACGGCGGGGTCATCCTCGACCTTGTCAACATGGACCGCATCGAAGCCATCACCCCCGAAGGCGTCGCCATCTGCCAACCAAACGTACGCCTCGGCACCCTCGAATCCACCGCACGCGAACAGGGCTTCGAGCTTCGCTGCTATCCCAGCACTATCGTTAAAGCCTCCGTTGGCGGCTTCCTCGGCGGAGGCTCCGGCGGCATTGGCTCCGTAGCCCACGGCGGCCTGCGCGACTTCGACACCGTCCGCGCCATCGAGGTCGTCACCATGGAAGCCGAACCGCGCATCATCCTCCACGAAGGCCAGGCCGTACACGACGTCCTCCACGCCTGGGGCACCAATGGCATCATCACAAAGATCTGGCTCGCCCTCACCCCTGCAGTCTCCTGGGCGCAATGTTGTGTCGCCTTCGACACCTTTGATCAGGCCTTCACCTTCTCCGAACAGGTCGCCTACGATCCCTACTGGATCAAGCGTCTCGTCACCACCTTCGAGTGGCCCATCCCCTCCTGCTTCGCACCAATCATCAACATCACACGCCCAAACAAATCTCTCATCTTCTTCATGGTCGCGGCAACGCAACTCGCAGAACTCGAAGCCGAAGCAAAGACCGCCGGTGGCGAAATCACTTTGGCCGCCGACTACACCGGCCTTCGCACCACGCCCCTGCTCTCCGACTACACCTGGAACCACACCACCCTCTGGGCCATCAAGCAGGACGCAGCATTCACCTATCTGCAATGCGGCTTCAGCCCCACCGACGCACGCACGCAGTTCGCCACACTCAAACGACACTTCGGCGATGAGATCCTCTTCCACATCGAGTTCATGAAGAACGGCGCCGGTACAGTCATCCCCGGCTCCATCCCTCTCATCCGCTTCACCACCGAGCAGCGCCTCAACGAGATCATCGACCTCTGCCGCTCCATCGGTGTCACCGTCGCTAACCCGCACGTCAACAACGTCGAAGGTGGCGGCCGCTACCGCGAAGACAACGTACAACTCCTCACCAAACAAAAGTACGACCCACGCGGCCTACTCAACCCCGGCAAGATGGTCACCTTCAAACCCGCATCCCAAGCCGCCATGTAA
- a CDS encoding ABC transporter permease, which yields MKKLGLTLLSAAAIFGCLLLLWQSIIWIFALPPYLLPSPTRVSHAVIARFPSLMTSLGITAAAAAGGLLAALIAGLIIALIFAQSPWIRRMFYPYTILLQTVPIVAIAPMILLWMGPGLGSVTLIAFIICLAPIIANATQGLISVDRNMVDLFLMHNASRAQLLLKLRLPHAMPSLFTGIRIASGIAVIGAITGELFAGSSRVGVGGIGYAIQYANAQLETDYLFALVLAATILGFAFFFTVMFLEWYFLHNWHESARAVEQD from the coding sequence ATGAAAAAATTAGGACTAACCCTCCTCTCCGCCGCAGCAATCTTCGGATGCCTTCTCCTCCTCTGGCAGTCCATCATCTGGATCTTCGCCTTGCCGCCCTACCTTCTCCCCTCGCCCACCCGCGTCTCCCATGCCGTCATCGCCCGCTTTCCCTCTCTCATGACATCCCTAGGAATCACCGCAGCAGCAGCAGCCGGAGGCCTCCTGGCCGCTCTTATCGCAGGCCTCATCATTGCACTTATCTTCGCGCAATCCCCTTGGATCCGCCGCATGTTCTACCCCTACACCATCCTTCTCCAGACCGTCCCCATCGTCGCCATCGCCCCCATGATCCTCCTCTGGATGGGCCCAGGCCTCGGCTCGGTCACTCTCATCGCATTCATCATCTGCCTCGCCCCCATCATCGCCAACGCCACACAAGGCCTCATCAGCGTCGACCGCAACATGGTCGATCTCTTCCTCATGCACAACGCCTCACGCGCACAACTCCTGCTCAAACTCCGCCTCCCCCACGCCATGCCATCGCTCTTCACCGGCATCCGTATTGCCAGCGGTATCGCAGTCATCGGAGCCATCACAGGCGAGCTCTTCGCCGGCTCTTCCCGCGTCGGCGTCGGCGGTATCGGCTACGCCATCCAATACGCCAACGCGCAACTCGAGACCGACTACCTCTTCGCCCTCGTTCTCGCAGCCACGATCCTCGGCTTTGCCTTCTTCTTCACCGTAATGTTTCTGGAGTGGTACTTCCTTCACAACTGGCACGAATCCGCTCGGGCCGTAGAGCAAGATTGA
- a CDS encoding creatininase family protein, producing the protein MQTWIPASRNFAYLNWKQVEALPKDHTLLILPTAAIEQHGHHLPLATDTLINNLLLGKSLEKLPNDAPIYALPPVCYGKSNEHIGFPGTLSVSASTFMAVIRDLGSSIASAGFKKLALYNTHGGNSSLVDVMARDLRAEFNLRVFCLYGSAGASFTGLNKQEKTYGFHAGEIETSLLLASTPSLVDTTAYTTNYIADIEHPELLLPENASATFAWLTRDIAPSGVMGDPTHSTAEKGELWIEEATTKIAAALEAMLKYENHQKL; encoded by the coding sequence ATGCAAACCTGGATCCCCGCCTCGCGCAACTTCGCCTATCTCAATTGGAAGCAGGTTGAAGCTCTGCCCAAAGATCACACCCTGCTCATCCTGCCCACCGCCGCCATCGAACAGCACGGTCACCACTTGCCGCTCGCCACTGACACTCTCATCAACAATCTCCTCCTCGGCAAATCCCTCGAAAAACTCCCGAACGACGCCCCCATCTACGCACTCCCTCCCGTCTGCTACGGCAAGAGCAACGAGCACATCGGCTTCCCCGGCACACTCTCTGTCTCCGCCTCGACCTTCATGGCCGTCATCCGCGACCTCGGCTCCAGCATCGCGTCCGCAGGGTTCAAAAAACTCGCTCTCTACAATACCCACGGCGGCAACTCCTCTCTCGTCGACGTTATGGCTCGCGATCTCCGCGCCGAGTTCAACCTCCGCGTCTTCTGCCTCTACGGCTCTGCCGGCGCATCATTCACCGGTTTAAACAAACAGGAAAAAACCTACGGCTTCCACGCTGGAGAGATCGAAACCTCTCTCCTCCTCGCCTCGACGCCGTCGCTAGTCGACACCACCGCTTACACCACCAACTACATCGCCGACATCGAACACCCCGAGCTTCTGCTCCCGGAAAACGCCTCCGCCACCTTTGCGTGGCTTACACGCGACATAGCCCCCAGCGGTGTCATGGGCGATCCAACTCACTCCACCGCAGAAAAAGGCGAGCTTTGGATCGAAGAGGCCACCACTAAAATCGCCGCTGCCCTAGAAGCCATGTTGAAGTACGAAAACCACCAGAAGCTTTAG
- a CDS encoding ABC transporter ATP-binding protein, giving the protein MTTPPITVPVIAFDRATKRYPASKGATATVLESITTQVQRREFVSIIGPSGCGKSTLLKMVAGLSPVTTGDIAIHGMTPQKARELVSFIFQDATLLPWRTVRQNVVLGLELDGMARETRTAKVDAVLALVGLSHVADSYPRQLSGGMKMRVSIARALATRPQLLLLDEPFAALDEMTRDRINEELLRLREEQNWTALFVTHSVAEAVFLSTRILILALTPGRIAHDIPIDLPFPRTEATRRSEAFDRTIAAVSRALRGVTHATN; this is encoded by the coding sequence ATGACGACCCCGCCAATCACTGTCCCCGTCATCGCCTTTGACCGCGCCACCAAGCGCTACCCCGCCTCCAAAGGCGCGACCGCAACCGTCCTTGAATCCATCACCACCCAGGTCCAACGCCGCGAGTTCGTCAGCATCATCGGCCCCTCCGGCTGCGGCAAATCCACCCTCCTCAAGATGGTCGCCGGCCTCAGCCCCGTCACCACCGGCGACATCGCCATCCACGGCATGACTCCGCAGAAAGCCCGCGAGCTAGTCTCCTTCATCTTTCAGGACGCGACTCTCCTCCCATGGCGCACCGTCCGGCAAAACGTCGTCCTCGGCCTCGAGCTCGACGGAATGGCTCGCGAGACCCGCACCGCCAAAGTCGACGCGGTCCTCGCCCTCGTCGGTCTCTCTCACGTCGCCGACTCCTACCCTCGCCAGCTCTCCGGCGGCATGAAGATGCGCGTCTCCATCGCCCGCGCGCTCGCCACACGCCCCCAACTCCTCCTTCTCGACGAGCCCTTCGCCGCCCTCGACGAGATGACCCGCGACCGCATCAACGAAGAGCTACTCCGACTCCGCGAAGAGCAGAACTGGACCGCCCTCTTCGTCACGCACTCCGTCGCCGAAGCGGTCTTCCTCTCCACTCGCATCCTGATCCTCGCTCTCACACCCGGACGCATTGCACACGACATACCCATCGATCTACCCTTCCCACGCACCGAAGCCACTCGCCGCAGCGAAGCATTCGACCGCACCATCGCCGCCGTCTCTCGAGCCCTAAGAGGAGTGACCCATGCAACGAACTAA
- a CDS encoding RidA family protein, with the protein MNVEKAILDAGYHLPLPPAAGGNYVPAKTVGKLVFLSGVISSDVNGVITGRAGDGCGVEEGYAAAQACVLTHLAVLRQHLGSLDAIKSIVSVNGYVNAVPEFADSPKVINGASDLLVKVFGEAGRHVRAAIGVSALPRNALVELQMIVEIE; encoded by the coding sequence ATGAATGTAGAGAAAGCAATTTTGGACGCGGGATATCATCTGCCCTTGCCACCTGCTGCGGGCGGCAACTATGTGCCGGCAAAGACGGTGGGAAAACTGGTGTTTCTCTCGGGGGTTATTTCGTCGGACGTCAACGGTGTCATTACTGGCAGAGCTGGCGACGGTTGCGGCGTTGAGGAGGGCTACGCCGCGGCACAGGCTTGTGTTTTGACGCACCTCGCTGTGCTGCGACAGCATCTGGGCTCGCTTGATGCGATTAAGAGCATCGTGAGTGTCAATGGTTACGTGAATGCTGTGCCGGAGTTTGCCGACTCGCCGAAGGTCATCAACGGTGCGTCTGATTTGTTGGTCAAGGTGTTCGGTGAGGCGGGCAGGCATGTGCGGGCGGCGATCGGCGTCAGTGCTCTGCCGCGCAATGCTCTGGTTGAGTTGCAGATGATCGTGGAGATCGAATAG